A genomic window from Nocardioides sp. BP30 includes:
- a CDS encoding histidinol-phosphate transaminase produces the protein MFPPIREELAGIEPYGAPQLDVPVQLNVNENPYGPSAACIADIAASVAEAAASLNRYPDREFVALRSALAAYLSRDAPVSPDMVWAANGSNEVMLQLLQAFGGPGRTALSFAPTYSMYPEYARDTSTEWVTGQRESDFSLDLEKARALVEEVRPSVVLLPSPNNPTGTALDPAAISALSEAVGERGVLVVDEAYGEFRRAGVPSALESLAAHRNLVVTRTMSKAFAGAGLRLGYFAADPAICDAVRVVRLPYHLSALTQAAAQAALRHADELLANVAALREERDGCVAWLREQGFTVAESDANYALFGTFPDRHAVFEGLLERGVLIRETGPAGWLRVSIGTPAEMDAFKKALLEVTR, from the coding sequence ATGTTCCCGCCGATCCGCGAGGAGCTCGCCGGCATCGAGCCGTACGGCGCTCCGCAGCTCGACGTACCCGTCCAGCTCAACGTCAACGAGAATCCCTACGGTCCCTCCGCGGCGTGCATCGCCGACATCGCCGCCTCGGTCGCGGAGGCCGCCGCGAGCCTCAACCGCTACCCGGACCGCGAGTTCGTCGCGCTGCGCTCGGCGCTGGCCGCCTACCTGTCCCGGGACGCACCGGTCAGCCCCGACATGGTGTGGGCGGCGAACGGGTCCAACGAGGTGATGCTCCAGCTGCTGCAGGCATTCGGTGGTCCGGGCCGGACAGCGCTGAGCTTCGCGCCGACGTACTCGATGTACCCGGAGTATGCCCGCGACACCAGCACCGAATGGGTCACCGGCCAGCGCGAGTCCGACTTCTCGCTGGACCTGGAGAAGGCCCGCGCGCTGGTCGAGGAGGTCCGCCCCAGCGTGGTCCTGCTGCCCAGCCCCAACAACCCGACGGGCACGGCGCTGGACCCCGCCGCCATCAGCGCGCTGTCCGAGGCGGTCGGGGAGCGTGGCGTCCTCGTGGTCGACGAGGCGTACGGCGAGTTCCGCCGCGCCGGCGTCCCGTCGGCGCTCGAGTCGCTCGCCGCCCATCGCAACCTGGTGGTCACCCGCACCATGTCGAAGGCGTTCGCCGGGGCCGGCCTGCGCCTGGGCTACTTCGCAGCCGACCCGGCGATCTGCGACGCCGTCCGCGTCGTACGCCTTCCCTACCATCTCTCGGCGCTCACCCAGGCCGCCGCGCAGGCGGCGCTGCGGCACGCCGACGAACTGCTCGCCAACGTCGCCGCGCTGCGCGAGGAGCGCGACGGGTGCGTGGCGTGGCTGCGCGAGCAGGGGTTCACCGTCGCCGAGAGCGATGCGAACTACGCCCTCTTCGGCACCTTCCCCGACCGGCACGCGGTCTTCGAGGGGCTGCTGGAGCGGGGCGTGCTGATCCGCGAGACCGGGCCGGCCGGCTGGTTGCGGGTCTCGATCGGCACCCCCGCCGAGATGGACGCATTCAAGAAGGCCCTACTGGAGGTCACGCGATGA
- the hisB gene encoding imidazoleglycerol-phosphate dehydratase HisB, whose amino-acid sequence MTRTARIERQTSESKIVVELDLDGTGAHDISTGVGFYDHMLTALARHSLINLTVAAEGDLHIDAHHTVEDTAIVIGQAIREALGDKSGIRRYGDATVPLDDALVQAVVDVSGRPYLVHSGEPAGQEHVLLYGSGVPYLGSLTRHVFESIAHHAYITTHIRVLDGREPHHIVETQFKAFARALRQAIERDPRESGIPSTKGAL is encoded by the coding sequence ATGACTCGCACCGCCCGCATCGAGCGCCAGACGTCGGAGTCGAAGATCGTCGTCGAGCTGGATCTCGACGGCACCGGCGCCCATGACATCTCGACCGGTGTCGGGTTCTACGACCACATGCTCACCGCGCTCGCACGGCACTCCCTGATCAACCTGACAGTGGCGGCCGAGGGCGACCTGCACATCGACGCCCACCACACGGTCGAGGACACCGCCATCGTCATCGGCCAGGCGATCCGCGAGGCGCTGGGCGACAAGAGCGGGATCCGCCGGTACGGCGATGCGACGGTGCCCCTCGACGACGCCCTCGTCCAGGCCGTCGTCGACGTATCGGGTCGCCCCTACCTCGTGCACTCCGGCGAGCCCGCGGGGCAGGAGCACGTCCTCCTCTACGGCTCGGGCGTGCCCTACCTCGGCTCCCTGACACGGCACGTGTTCGAGTCCATCGCCCACCACGCCTACATCACCACCCACATCCGGGTGCTCGACGGCCGCGAGCCGCACCACATCGTGGAGACGCAGTTCAAGGCGTTCGCCCGGGCACTGCGGCAGGCGATCGAGCGCGACCCGCGCGAGTCGGGCATCCCGTCGACCAAGGGCGCCCTGTAG
- the hisH gene encoding imidazole glycerol phosphate synthase subunit HisH: protein MAAPSVVVLDYGSGNLRSAVRAVERAGASVELTGDLDTAMAADGLLVPGVGAYEACMSGLRAIRGERIIGRRLAGGRPVLGICVGMQILFSRGVEHGTETEGCDEWPGVVERLQAPVVPHMGWNTVEVPSGSALFAGIEEERFYFVHSYGVRRWELVTNDRTQAPLVTWAETGPDQQHGDRFVAAVENGPLSATQFHPEKSGDAGAALLRNWVQSLKSA, encoded by the coding sequence GTGGCGGCTCCCTCGGTCGTGGTCCTCGACTACGGCTCGGGCAACCTGCGTTCCGCCGTACGGGCGGTGGAGCGGGCCGGAGCATCGGTCGAGCTGACCGGCGACCTCGACACCGCGATGGCGGCCGACGGTCTGCTGGTGCCCGGCGTGGGCGCCTACGAGGCGTGCATGAGCGGGCTGCGGGCCATCCGCGGCGAGCGGATCATCGGCCGTCGGCTCGCCGGCGGCCGTCCGGTGCTCGGCATCTGCGTCGGGATGCAGATCCTCTTCTCCCGAGGCGTCGAGCACGGCACGGAGACAGAGGGCTGCGACGAGTGGCCCGGCGTGGTCGAGCGGTTGCAGGCGCCGGTGGTGCCGCACATGGGGTGGAACACCGTCGAGGTGCCGTCCGGCTCGGCGCTCTTCGCCGGGATCGAGGAGGAGCGGTTCTACTTCGTGCACTCCTACGGCGTACGCCGCTGGGAGCTCGTCACCAACGATCGCACGCAGGCTCCGCTGGTGACCTGGGCCGAGACCGGGCCCGACCAGCAGCATGGTGACCGCTTCGTGGCGGCGGTGGAGAACGGGCCGCTGTCGGCGACCCAGTTCCATCCCGAGAAGTCGGGCGACGCCGGCGCCGCGCTGCTGCGCAACTGGGTCCAGTCGCTGAAGTCGGCCTGA